A window of Deltaproteobacteria bacterium genomic DNA:
CGCTGCTCGTGCTCGACTTCCCCGTGTTCGAGCGCGGCGATGACGGCAAGCTCACCTTCATGCACATGCCGTTCGTCGCGCCGCACGAAGAGGATCTCGGCCTCTTCGACTCGAATCCGCTCGCGATGCGCGGCACGCACTACGACGTGGTGATGAACGGCCTCGAGCTCGGGTCCGGCTCGCTGCGCAACCACCGCAGCGACGTGCAGCGCAAGATCTTCGAGATCCTCGGCTACGCGAAGGACGAGATGGAGGCGCGCTTCGGCTTCATGCTGAACGCGCTCGACGCCGGCGCGCCGCCCCACGGCGGCTTCGCGTTCGGCCTCGATCGCATGGCGATGCTGCTCGCGGGCGCCGCCTCGCTGCGCGACGTGATCGCGTTACCGAAGACGCAGCGCGGACAAGACCTGCTCATGGATGCGCCGGGCGAAGTCGAGAAGAAGCAGCTCGAAGAGATCCACATCCGCGTCGTGATGCCGAAGCCGGAAGGGGCCTAACAAGCCGTGACGCGCGTTCTCCGCACACAGGTCCTGGTGATCGGAGGAGGCATCAACGGCACCGGCGCCGCGCGCGATCTCGCGCTGCGCGGCGTCTCGTGCGTGCTGGTGGAGAAGAAGGACCTCGGCTCGGGCACGACCTGGTCGTCGTCCGGAATGATCCACGGCGGCCTCCGGTATCTGCAGAAGGACCCCGAGGTCACGTACCACTCGTGCGTGGACTCGGGCGCGATCCAGCGCATCGCGCCGCATCTGGTGTTCCGCATCCCGTTCCTGATGCCGGTGTTTCCCGAGGATCCGATCGGGCCCGAGATCGTCGAGATCGGGCTCGAGATGTACGACCGCTTCGTGCCGCTCAAGAATGGGCGCCCGCACACGCGGCTCACGAAGGCGCAGGCGCTTCAGCTCGAGCCCGCGCTCTCGCCGCGCCTCGACTGCGCGTTCACGCTCGACGAGTGGGGCATCGACGCCGCGCGGCTCTGCGTCGCGAACGCGCTCGCTGCCGCCGAGCGCGGCGCGCAGATCTTCACGCACAGCGAGGCGGTGGAGTTGTTACGGGACGGCGCGGGCCGCGTGAGCGGCGCGCGCGTGCGCGACCGCGTGCGCGGCGACGAGACGATCGTCGAGGCACAGCTCGTGCTGAACGCGGGCGGGCCGTGGGGCCCGGAAGTGGCCGAGCTCGCGCGCGAGAAGTTCAAGCTGCGCCCCGGCAAGGGCGTCCACCTCGTGTTCGAGCGCCGCGTCTCGAACCTCGCGATCTACGCGCGCGGCGTCGACGGCCGCGACATGTTCACGTTCCCGCACGAGCAGAACTCGATGGCGGGCACCACCGACGACGACTACTACGGCGACCTCGACAAGATCGGCACCGAGGAAGACGAAGTCGCCTACGTGCTCGAAGCGATGGAGCGCTCGATCCCGCGCATCCGCGAGCACCGCGTCGCGCACGCGATCCAAGGCGTGCGGCCCACGCTCTACGGCTTCGGCGCCTACGAGGACGAGCTCTCGCGCGACTACCGCGTGATCGACCACGGCAAAGAGGGCGCGGCGCCGGGCCTGTGGACGATCACCGGCGGCAAGCTCGCGGCGTACCGGCTGATGGCCGAGGACGTCGCGAACCGGCTCTGCGCCGAGCTCGGCGTCACGACACCGTGCAGCACGGCGACCACGCCGCTGCCCGGTGGCGAGGCGCCGCTCGATCACGCGGCGCTCGCACGCAGATTCGGCGTCGGCATCCCGGCCGCTCTGCGCCTCGGCTTCCGCCACGGCGTACGCGCGGAGCACGTGCTCGAAGGGGGCGCGGAGAAGCGGACGGTGTGTGCCTGCGAGCCCGTGCTCGAGGCGGAGCTGCGCCACGCCGCGAAGCACGAAGGCCTGCGCAAGCTGGCCGACTGCCCGCTGCGCGTGCGATTGGGGAACGGCGCGTGCCAGGGCGCGAGCTGCGCGGGCTTCGCGGCGCAGGTGCTGGCCGACGAGCTCGGCTGGGACGGCGCGCGCGCGGTGCGCGAAGTCGCCGAGCTCGCGGCGGCGCGCTGGCACGACATCGCGCCCGTGCTCTCGGGGCAGCAGGTCGCGCAGATGGAAGTTCATCGCGCGGTGTTCTTCGGGATGATCGGCGCGCTCGAGGTGCTGCCGTGACGATCGCGGTGATCGGCGGCGGCCTCGCCGGCGCGGCAGCGACGCTCGCGCTCGCGGACGCGGGCGCCGACGTCGTGCAGATCGCGGGCCCGCCCGGCGCCACTGCGCTCGGCTCCGGCGCGTTCGACCTCGCGAGTGCGTCGCCCGGCGTGCCGTGGCTCGCGGCGCGCGACGCGCTGCGCGGTTCGCCGCTGACCGCGCTCGACCGCATCGCGTTGTCGTTGCGGGAAGCGCCTTCGCACCCGTATGCGCGGCTCTTCGGCGGCGATGTCGCCGCCGCTCAGAGCGCAGCGCGCGAAGCCGTCGCGCGCCTCACGCGCTGGCT
This region includes:
- a CDS encoding glycerol-3-phosphate dehydrogenase/oxidase, producing MTRVLRTQVLVIGGGINGTGAARDLALRGVSCVLVEKKDLGSGTTWSSSGMIHGGLRYLQKDPEVTYHSCVDSGAIQRIAPHLVFRIPFLMPVFPEDPIGPEIVEIGLEMYDRFVPLKNGRPHTRLTKAQALQLEPALSPRLDCAFTLDEWGIDAARLCVANALAAAERGAQIFTHSEAVELLRDGAGRVSGARVRDRVRGDETIVEAQLVLNAGGPWGPEVAELAREKFKLRPGKGVHLVFERRVSNLAIYARGVDGRDMFTFPHEQNSMAGTTDDDYYGDLDKIGTEEDEVAYVLEAMERSIPRIREHRVAHAIQGVRPTLYGFGAYEDELSRDYRVIDHGKEGAAPGLWTITGGKLAAYRLMAEDVANRLCAELGVTTPCSTATTPLPGGEAPLDHAALARRFGVGIPAALRLGFRHGVRAEHVLEGGAEKRTVCACEPVLEAELRHAAKHEGLRKLADCPLRVRLGNGACQGASCAGFAAQVLADELGWDGARAVREVAELAAARWHDIAPVLSGQQVAQMEVHRAVFFGMIGALEVLP